The genomic DNA agtttgaaaacaaaaagtaagaGTTAGCATAAGAAAGTGGGAGAAAGGTTTGTCTCgttgaaaagtttatttttcatttaagtttCAAGCGCTTGCACCAAGGGGTTTGGTGTTTGCACCAGCAACGAAATATGAGAAAATTTCGGGCGCGTTCGCGCTCGACatgagcaatttttttttcgtagttCTCCTTGTTGCGTTGGTTTGGTTGTGCGGCTCACCCGCAAAAAAGTgtgggaaagccaacaaaagcaGCCGTAAATGTGccggcaaaaatattttttgtcagaAGATTTAGCCAGAGCTGCCGAACTCCAAGTGGGTTCAATCAACAGTTTGCCGTCTCCATTGGGACGAAATACGGAGGAGCAACAACAGGTGCTCGGTTCTTTCTTCAAAAGGTACTTATAAAATTATCTCGTACTATTTTGGAGTGTCATTTGCATTTAATGTAcctcacatttttattttactcttcttgaataCAGTACAGTGCGGACAATTACTTCACTAAAATTCATTGTTGGGGTGCAGGTAGCAAAATGCTACCTCAGGTGCTTCAGTCTAAAATTGGTatattttggaaagaaaaaaggaagtcacGGAAGCTgggaaatattattttgaaaaattaattgccaaacgaatttaaggaaaaataataactttatagACTGCAAAACAAGCACTTTATGCCACTTgacaaactaattttttttaagaCCAAACCCATAAAATTGTACcaataattttgtcaaaaattttgtcaaaaattaatGCCATTTTCACAAGTGACTATTGAAATTCAGTAGTACTCCAATGTTGTCTCCACATTGAGGATTCAGGTAGAGGGGTGTCCAGGAATCCTATGATACCgacgttttcaaaaatttcaccAAAAATGAACctactccatttttcatttagTGGGGGGAAGATGCGTTTTGGACATCCAATTTTCAGTCTCTGGATACCAACAAACTAATCACTAATATGtctatttttatcattttttttagatCTTGCAATTTACTCGCTCACCAATTTTAAGACTACACAAGAACTTGAAAGCAGCAACACAGCAGTGGTGAAGGTCTCCAAAAAGTTCACAACCATTTCCAATTGGTGTTCCAAAGACTTAAATTTCTACTAGCAGGGAGGATTTTactgtgaaaaaaaattactacaGCTACTAACACACTTTcatcacattgtagtgggttaatgtgacaacaacaaGGACAGTCAATcaagaataattattgattttatcttctagcaataaaaaggaattattacttttaattgctggaagataaaaaaacagcaggaggatataaaaggAGGATATCAAATAATGTATCTTGAAAGataagaaaacttgttgaagcgGATTCAGTGCCATCCTACAAAACTTTTCAGAAATTTCAACTTGGCCTAATAAATACTTCcagtacaataaattattgaacctctctttgtggactcgGGTAGCTTCTCAGCTGCTTCAAGAAATTTTTAATCCGCCCTTCCAtcagatttaacttttaaaaaaactgataacttcatatttctgtaGTAATAATTCTTCAAGCATGTTGAACAAGAGCATACTaacctacatttgaaaggggcatAATCCCACAATGCAtttttctggataagactttacagaaataattcctgttacctttccatatggacAAAATActttaactaataataatattttagatATAACAAGTGTGCTGAATTTTTAGCGATTGCTTTTAATAATACTTATCTTTCCTACCATTcccaaggatgaataaattaagttGAATACAGTAAGTGGTCACTGgtgaagtaaacaaactgccccaaggggACTCCCTTACAAAAATGACAGGAGTTTTTGTTGTACCTTTTTGCGGCAAAATTTGGGGATTTGTAGTGCTTGCAATGCTATGATCAATATCTGGAACTGTACATAGCAGAATTTGGTACgccagcaaataacttttacttctgaattataaaatgccagtcatttgtcactttagaactggttcctttGTAGCCGGGTTAAGATTTCGTTCGCCTATGTCCACTAAACAAGACTCTGTTACCTTCAagggttgttttaaaaaaatttccaagtaCCCTGTCATTTTCAGAGGGaagacccctcctgagcaaattGCATCCTTATGTTTGGGTTCCCATTGATTTCATGATAAAAGCAACATTGtcctaaaataatatttaaataccattatagtctttttaacctaacttttttgcacagtttactccttgagccaccagcttcaactttgatacttttgaGCAGTTATAGTAATGGTGGAGGTTATTTGGTTCCGCTAAAGAATAAGaaaatcaaagtaataataGCACTTTATGTTCCACTAATGAGCTGTACagctaaggtctgtcaaatttccatctgagtaacctgacagctcttacagtacttctcaatgtaaacaaaaggaATCTTGTGCACTTGAACAGTCCCAAACAGAAATGCTGTgtattccaaatatggtcacaTGAACTCTTCAAGGTTTGCCTGCTTCCAGAACTTCAAATCCATGAATAGTTCGAATATTTTTCCTGGGCTCCTTTAAATTGtgtacactttttaatggtttgccttTAAACCTAATATTCACAATCTAATACAAATACCACTGAGGctgacaagacaacaatatcctttatttaaacaaaaccaatattaaagaaataatacatgcttgtggggttgtGTGCTAACTATAATCAAGAtgcactacaggaaataaaaacttaaaactaactatgtaaGAGACATAGGATATGAAGTAGAAATTAATTACTATCCAAAGatcatattgtaaatattataacaggttgattgacaagtcctAAATgctcaaaatggtagagcataaaattatttgaagtccagcaggacccaagacgagaagttatgataaaagctttaaacttttttctaaaatattttacTACTATCAAACCCAacgagaccttatgcatgggattgtcactgtttctagctgcagctccaaatcacgtaatatattaataaattttgtcatctaagaaaagaacaacatgtggggtgtaaccaaagTCGTCCATGGTAATAATGTAATTCTTCATTTCAggaactttaactttaacttgatccgacaacacatgacagtcccctaaaaccaaattacatcattaatgcttccaaaaaacaatagtctaataaaaaaatgatttgttaCACGCAAAGAGCCACGAATCTGAATCTGtagatatctatatatatatagctctaGTAATGTACCCACACTTcagttcttccaaacattattttaactaacacaTGAATTGTGGCAGGGTCAAAAACGTGCCTTAaacacaaattaattgcaaatccataacttggtaactatttTAACggacaaaataatgaaatagaCGTCGACATGGATCGGTGAGTTGTGACCCCGGGGTTGTGACTGCTAAGAAGTATAATAACTTAAAGATATAATTTAACAAGAAAAGAGAATATAAtaaccttaaaagcagctatttaaaatatttgatgttAGGGTTACGTTCGCAATGACACAGTCAcactcaaaatcaaattcacatctgatcgaatcattgatcattcatgttatgtagaggtgccgatcgtaaggagtaacgcagaaaaaaataaccttcacgttgcaCAATATGGGCGACCCTAAAAGCCGCGGAACGGCGGAACGGCGGAACGGCGGAATGGCGGAACGGCGGAAAAtgaccccaaatcctaaaagacggaatgacggaaaatcaccccaaatcctaaaagacggaatTATCCAAAATCGAAAATCACCCaattttgaaaaggaaattgGTCGATTGCCTCATTCATGTGAAGATGTTGTAGAAGCCTGTCCAAACTGCTAACAATTGCTGAGCCGCCGAAAGGAGCGAAGTCGAAAAACAAATATTCAAGCATCATTGCACATGGTTCCATGCATGCAGCTTTGAATTTGACGATATGTTCATTGTTAATGCCATGGAGAATTTTCGCTTCTTTAATAAAAAGGCGCTTCTCATGATCGTCCTCGCTCAGTAGCTTTTTTATAACTACCTTCTCACCATGCTGGTTCCTTGCGACAAAAACCAAACCAAATGAACCGCGGCCGATAGGCTCCTCTTTTTCCCGCAAATTCCCCCATTGAAATAGTGGCAAACCATGGCTCACCAGAGATTTGTCTGCATTAGACTTCCCTTTCAGGGAGGGCAATTTAAAGGTCATACTCAGTGCATACTAGCCCACACAGAGTCGACGATTTGCGTCTTGTCGCTTTCGTCGCAAATTTCATCTCCACGTGGCGACGTGTTGTCGCTAGCTGTCAAATCTGTCTCGCGCTTGACATATCCCAGATGTtatgttaaaaataattttattggatTCCCACTGAATTGAGAtatatttgaaggaaaataccTGCGAACACTACTTTCTGTCTCTGTGGTTTTATGGTAATTTTTCGACAATCTGTGGCTTTTAGGAATTAACTCGCTTTTCTTATTGATCAAGCCGAAACCAACAGTGGAATTGCACGCATTTTAGACATCCTATTCAAGTGATAACTATTGATGAACGGCTCCAACGATTAGATATCTACAAGAGCCGTGGTCTGTCCTCTTGTCTACCCAGCGTGACGGAGTGACGGCGTGACACAAGTAATACGAGAATTGATAGTAAAAATCTGAAGGATAACCaatttttaacaacaacaaaagaattattttacACGGGAAGGGGGTCTCGCAAACCCGtaccttttttcccttttaggaTTTCGGGTGATTTTCCGTcattccgtcttttaggatttggggtcattttccgccgttccgtcttttaggatttcgggtgattttccgtcattccgtcttttaggatttggggtcaTTTTCCGCCGTTCCGCCATTCCGCCGTTCCGCTGTTCCGCCGTTCCGTCATTCCGGCTTTTAGGGTCGCCCgcacaatattgccatttccctgccacaagccaattcacacatgaacggaaaccttgggaatccctctttctgcacattacagtaactttttgtacccgatGGCAACTAACTTTctacattaaaaattgcgcaaAAAACTTACCTGTgtcgcagctcttttcccacgaaataaaattttccaggagcaagtTTTCTGAGGATACTAATTAGATTGGACTTGCAAacgttttacacaacatagacgttctcAAAGAATACATTCTATTTGAAACTGGCGTtcaaactagccttgatcgctctaaaaagaacgtaAACCAACAAGGtaccgattctcaaacggcAGCCATATTGCGCGACTCATGCGGAGACATTTTCGCCAGTGAAGCAaaccggatttataacatgcggtggggcaaccaaagcgatgggagctgtgtttaaggtttcagtgtggaacttttaatatcgttcgccgatttagaaactcgaacatgaccccaggcaggtatttggggacgagtctgggatttgatttgctctgcccaactatcggtacacttgcgtaggtttgcgctcaccgtatggaggctcagtgaaccgttgaccagccgtgtcaaaattggttgttagcgagcctcgaaggagtttgaaaatttgaatatttttcgcagtttctcagcgatggatactcgctggaccttgaaacttggtcaaggggaagtaaatttatccgtgtagccatcgccggagtttgagcgtgactgatgccggagaagtgtgaattttttcggtgagatctgaggtaagttagaaattagtttccagcctttcctttattccCGGCATGTGCAATCGATAAAAACCGATATCGGAAAACCGTTCGATAAATCGATATCAATcgataatttttaattaatcgATATCGACTTTATCGATCAATCGATAGAAATCGATACTCACAGTCTTCCGCGTATTTAAcgatatcgattttatcgattaATCGATTTTAACGAAGTATCAAAAACCATACACAATAACACTGCTACTATGTGGACAGCGTTTTAATTTAATATAAAACAATGAACAGAAACATTAAGCAACCAAGgatttatttcattcagtcaACACATTAACttcattctttgttttttcttttgtttctttggttCTGGAACCATGTTTTAACCTAACCTTTACTTCGTTTTACTTATTTATAGAATGATTTTAGCTCTGATTTGTAGAATGATTTTTGCGGCGGCGAGGGTTTTGCTGACAAAACATTTACTGGAGACAATGTCTAGCATTACAACTACGCAGCTTCGTACTTCgtagtacatgtatttgtagGATGTCATTACGACATTTAGCTTGAACAGTTTCTGAGTAAATACAAAAAGCGGTTATGTTATGTTGCGTTTCCCCGTTGAATCATGCCAGGGAATCGTGTTAATATTATTTGATTATCAGTATTCATTCAATTatcgatttgttaaataaatcTTTAAATTCGTCCTACTTGATTCATTGAATCGTAAGAGTGTTTTTATGGAAGATTTGATACATTTTAGAAATTCGATAAAATCGAtaacattaatttaaaaatcgATAATTATCGATTACTCACAACGTGTCCTTTTATCGATTTTAATCGATTTCCGATACAATTTACTAATTTTTATCGATTGTTATCGAATGTTATCGATTATCGGTTTTATCGATTGCACATGCCGggtttatttagggaagagtggcgactcgggaatttgagaagtcgcttaaatcgcattcaatcaggcaaaaaaccacacaaaaagcaagaaattcaccatgacaataaagtacggcttttttattgagaacttttgcgggtaaatatctttttcagtctgttatcaagattcccatacaaatccttataattgtttaccttccgactctgggccgcctgtgtcGCAAGTTGATAGTTTACGACTACATCAtagacactcttattcttcggccatttcaacttgagtaaaaatagcaaacaaattgcggttataaacataacgagaaaacgcatgttgtaaaacttatatgaacttgacgtttcgcatgctccaacatacatcttcaaaACCAGCGCTTAATGAGaatgttggcagtgagaaacttcttCTCTACTAgccatttatatattttttcaagcagATTTAACTAGGTttgtttaatttcatttttttattgtcattactttccttatttggtattagtcttcgTGTTTAATTCATTTGTACTTTAGGCcattacttctgaagatgtatgttggagcatacgaaagtcaagttcataaaagttttacaacatgcgttttctcgttatgtttataaccgcagtttgtttgttatttttacacAAGTTAAcgactattcaccgaagtggaggtggttATTGGCGaggcggcgaggtaaatatccaccactagccacagAAACTGAGGTGAATTGttgcgttcaacgctatccactgttttagtatatactaataactGTCACACTCCCGAGACTTAACTTCTAAGAACCCGTCCACATAGAGGTGGGGCATCCCTGGTTAATGAGGTACCTTGCCTACCCGTACTCACAAAAAGCGAGAGCAGGCCTTCACATGCACCATTTATAGCCCCGGTTCGCTATCGCTGGGGTGAGGTTTCCAAATGGTATCGCGTGCTCGCTAAGGACGAACACAAACAAAGAACACGTTTTGGCGGTAAACACGATTTCCATTTCATTGGCATCTTTAGCGGTAGCTTTCCAGTTATGTGGTTTATCGGGCACCATACAGTCGATGCCAGTTTTGTCATATTCTTCCGGATTTTCTTCAAGGAAACTGTTCCCCTCGACGCTTTAAAGTAAATTCGACGCAAAAGCTCGCCAGGCCTGTAGCGGCTGGCTGCCATATTCTTTTGGCAGGCTTTGGCATAATGTTCAAACTAAAGATTAATGCCCGGATTAACATCACCCCAGTCAGGCGGGGTACCTTACCTTCAGCATTCACATGGAGAAAACCGCTCACCCCACCCTAAGCGGGTTACCCGTCCCGGCTGACCGGGAAACGagacagtagtgtctcccaaATTTTTAAACTAGACGTCgctaatagagaaaagatacttagcaatgtgctgtgtgaagacaagttaaaagggaaaacagctcacttctggttgtcgtccgcatctcaaaaaacGCGCGTGGCTTAGCTACCCAACACCGCAGACAGACGCGCTGAGGTGCACGCTTGCGTAATACCATTAGGTAGCTCTAAGAAGCCTTCATAATTCTTTTCCAGTTAATCCGTGAGCTTGCTCACGggagaatttcattttatttcacagtCTCTCTGATCTTGTGAATCTACCTGACGAAGGTTTCATCATAACTGAGGGAGAGGATGGTGGACACTCTACAGAACCGATCCTCCCTGCTGAGACAGCTACTTATCAGACCAGCAGCTTGAACCACACTAGAGCAAATGCTGCCGCGGACTCGATTTACTTTGGTGATGGAGGCGCTTGGCAGGCGACGGAACAAAGCCAACTCATGGGGGCAGGTGCCAACCAAGCCAACGGGCTAAGTGACGCTGCTGTGGGAGGAGCTGTGCGGAATCAACCCAGTGAGCCTATTGAAGGGCCAAACAACGGGCTTTGGCAGAGTCGCACTGCTGAGAGTGGCGGAGGAATAAGTGACTGGCACCTGGCTAACATCACTGTTGACCAAACCAGCGGAAGGGACTATTCTGTTATGGGGCGTGGCGCCCATCACGTTATCCATAATGGACACGCAGCATCGGAGAATGTATACAGTGTGGTGTACTCTGGTGAAGGTACCCAGCAGATCAACGGATTATCTGGAAGCCACGAAGAAGAGCCTGTTGCTGAAGAGGCCAATGGATCAGGGGACCACAGAGTAGGACGTGCCCGACAGGCGAGTGGTAGGAGCTACGTCGATAACGCTAGTGGAATCAGTTATCGCCGCAATGGAACAGTTGCAGGAGACGATCTGCCCTACCCAATCCGAGAAGATGTGACATGTTTGCCTGTGCAGGAAAAAGCTAGCAGTCTGATTGCAATGCCATGTTTTCGGTCGGTTAGCCATGTAACAACACATTGCCCGGTTTCAAATGCAGAGAGGACAGCCCTTTGCTATCAGCAGCTGaggagtttt from Montipora capricornis isolate CH-2021 unplaced genomic scaffold, ASM3666992v2 scaffold_4, whole genome shotgun sequence includes the following:
- the LOC138035465 gene encoding uncharacterized protein, with the protein product MSLSDLVNLPDEGFIITEGEDGGHSTEPILPAETATYQTSSLNHTRANAAADSIYFGDGGAWQATEQSQLMGAGANQANGLSDAAVGGAVRNQPSEPIEGPNNGLWQSRTAESGGGISDWHLANITVDQTSGRDYSVMGRGAHHVIHNGHAASENVYSVVYSGEGTQQINGLSGSHEEEPVAEEANGSGDHRVGRARQASGRSYVDNASGISYRRNGTVAGDDLPYPIREDVTCLPVQEKASSLIAMPCFRSVSHVTTHCPVSNAERTALCYQQLRSFDWPPNLISSTGRLAMEHTCTDEEIRNWKQKLTRTNPQTAAMKRSISGGTFFIMEIGEVSQHFRFETPILSDAVYSYRFERLMGIRIYPNGVGSGRGTHVALFIHMMESAFDDLLDWPYAGTVTVSVQDRSGSTARSDISRIIQANPYLSTFQKPDETICRTGYGYERFARIEEFFGPRYVKDDKLLLKIEFSG